A single window of Montipora capricornis isolate CH-2021 chromosome 14, ASM3666992v2, whole genome shotgun sequence DNA harbors:
- the LOC138032450 gene encoding ubiquinol-cytochrome c reductase complex assembly factor 2-like, giving the protein MASRKVLAPKIYKKFLQVCEQWPVDHNRLGRDFGEHLKGSLVPSIKKSEIGPQEAEKMLDSLIKISSNYYRNKYPRKAETAFTGDLQAVKEGAKHYLSTDMQKKSKEQTWWEKLIRKKSVYYED; this is encoded by the exons ATGGCGTCACGAAAGGTTTTGGCACCCAAAATTTATAAGAAGTTTTTACAAGTTTGCGAGCAATGGCCCGTGGATCACAATCGCCTGGGAAGAGATTTTGGGGAGCATCTGAAAGGAAGCCTTGTGCCAAGCATTAAAAAATCAGAGATTGGC CCACAAGAAGCAGAAAAGATGCTTGATAGCCTCATAAAAATAAGTTCAAACTATTATAGAAACAAG TACCCTCGCAAAGCAGAAACAGCATTCACTGGAGACTTGCAGGCTGTCAAAGAAGGTGCTAAACATTATTTGTCAACAG ATATGCAGAAAAAGTCAAAGGAGCAGACTTGGTGGGAGAAATTGATTAGGAAGAAGAGTGTCTATTATGAGGACTGA